The sequence agaaaaattacatttgattattaaaaaagatttacattcgatttttaaaattcaaaaagtgTAGGGAGATAATTTAGGAGAAAATCAAGAttcaaactaaaaaatttgCAAAGGGCAGAATTAGTTACAGTGTAACTGAAAATCTAGATAAGGGCATTTTAGGGTTAGAAAAATAGGAAGTATTTGCtataaatttaatgaaatttctgtTTTGCTATTCTTCTCAATAGaatctttaaaacaaaaaacaatatgaTTCAAgattataaaaaagaataattaataaaaatgagatttttttttatattccacatctaaaacaaatttataataaagataatcaaataaacaatttaaaaacgTAAGATTTAATTATGATTAAGAGAAAATCtactataaatataaagttagttaggaaaactaatataataaaagatttgaaaatcCAAAATAAGAGAATATTACAAACTATTCAAAAATAagataatatgatattttaaatttcaaactaaGATTTAAAAGTTAGTTGTGGTAgaagattcaaatattcaaattaactattaaatttgatacaaaaattcaaaacacGGGTTCAATGCGAGATTTATGTAAAATTATCCGATGTTAGTTAGCGTTGAAAGCTGTTAGAATATAAAGTTGAGCAAttaattatagtctaattaatAGAGATGTCGAATTAATTATATTGCAATTAAAATAGACGATAAAGACATTTTAGGATTTTACAAAGTTGGACTCATAGGATATTCATgtgttttgctatatttaaaagtACTCtacattttgctattttttaaatgatagtGTAATAATTGCTATATACCTGattattgaaaaatttagagactaaaatgacTCATTTAAAATTTGAGAGACGAAACACCTATTTGGAGAAGACTTCGACTCCTTAAAATGGAGTTTGAAAAAGTGACATGATAATTTAGTAAAAGAAAGATACCCAATTAAAGGCCCACTCGAAATAAATGGCCCAAGTGTTTCCCCAAATTCAGGTATTTAAATACCATGGGAAAGAgattcactaaaaaaaaaaaaaaccctaatttgttCTCTGTAAACGTAAAAGAAAGCGATGAAGATTGTGAATTGGGGAAGAGAACTTCAAGAGGATATTGGTGAGTCAATCTTCGGTAGACTCGTTGTCTCCAATTTAGCTACTTGTAGAGTTGTTTGTAAAACTTGGAATTCTTTGATTTTAGATTATTCTTCCTCTTCTAAATTGCTTACAAACGATTTTATTCTCTTTACCCGTGATGGAAACCCCATTTGTGGATCTAGTAGTTTATACAATCCCAAAATGCATTGTTTCCGTCTTGATGATTTGGATGTGGATTCTGATATGGAATTTGAAGTGAATAAATTCGCCTCATTACGCTTTGACGGCGATTGGTCCTTTATCCTACCCATCAGATCCTGCAACGGCCTTCTACTTATTTCCAAATCTACTTTTTACTGTTCTTGTATGGGCATATTCAATCCTATGACCAATGAATTTTTTCGAGTACCTCGTGATAATTTTGATGCTAATAAATATGTTTACGGATTTGGTTTCATCCCTACGACGAAGCATTACAAATTGTTTAGAATTACCATAGAAGACGAACCTAGTTATAGTTCCAGAATGGAGGTTTTGACCTTTGGTAGAGGTGGAATCAACCCTAACCCTAAACAAAGTCAAAACCAGTGGAGACATCTTTACTCCATTCCTTCTGACATTTGCTGTAAGGGGGCTTACTTTAATGGGATCATCTATTGGTTGGGAAGAGAAAAAGATGAACAAAATGAGTATGTCATATATACTCTTGATGTTGAGTCTGAGAAAATTAAATTGAGTGCTGTCTTGAAAGTTGGCCCCTTCTCCCATTACAATAAAGTGTATATACAACAATTTAATGGCAGTGTTTATGCAATTTTTCACATCCTCCCACCAACAACTAATGAGAGGATTCAAGTGTGgaagatggaagaaaaagaCTCATGGATTAGAGATTTTGTTATTGATGATGAGAATCTAAAAGATTTGGGCTCATTTACCCCATGAAAGCCTATGAAAATGGAGAGATATTGTTTATGGTCGGACAATACTTTTTTTGGTTGTATAATCCTTTAACTGGGAGGAAGAAGATCATaacaataaagaataaaaataaggtATATATGGGCATTTTTCAAATAGAATCTTTGAATTTTGGCTCTCTTCCAAACATTTTGGCAGGTGATGAAACTAGAATGAGTTAAAGCAGAACCAGAATGATGAGAAGAAAGCAAAAACAAACCCAATGAGAAGCATTCCCCTAGCAGAACTTTGTGTTTTATCCTATTTtgatctttaaaattttaaaatgtatattttagtctctaaattcttAAAATGTACTAATAATTAATAGATTTGTGATGTGGCatctagtttattttttttatttttttaaagtttatttattttctcttttctctctttaaaaAGTTACAAAAACTTCtcccttctttttctctctcacaAAAGTTGAAAGCACCTCAaactccttccctttttatattttcttcaagatcttgcAGAAATACAAATTACCCTCTTGAAAAACTTATCTAACAATTGATGGAAACACAAATGTGTGCTCTGTAATTTCTCTTTGAGACTCTTTTTTCTACCCCGAGAAGTCCACCTAAGTAAAATTCACATTTTCGTGGCAACAAATCATGTccatgaatattttgaaaaattgttaaaaatagtACGTTTAGATTATCACTCTACAAaactaattttgtaaaaatagttttactcGGTCGAGATCGACCACcgatattttaattaaaaagttaaatttttttccCAACTTATTGATTATTTCAGTCCCAAATTATTATGCAATCTTCCCAAATCTTATATCagatcttttattattttcaaattttttccaaattcgtttatgtttactaaatattatatcaattattatgtaatttttcaaatctttagcataatttatgttttcataaTTATACAATTTTCCAAAGTACCAAGTGTGTTTttcaattatcaaaatagatttttcaaattggttcaatatttttaaaatttgagaaagatcaaaatatttataaaaaaaatcggTAAGATTCGGGATATATATAGAAACTTGATGTTAATTATATTCGGTGTTGTTTTATTCAGGATTAACATCGAGATACATATAATCTCGAGAAAACCTCAAACAATAGATAAGttggaaaaattttattttttaactaaaatctcgTGGTCGAGTTCGAGATGGTTGAGaaactatttttacaagttttaaaaaaagagcTAGTTTTGTAAGGTAAAAACTTAAACgcattattttttacaattttttgaatattttgtATACATACATATTTTAAGCTATATATCACATCACCAATCTATTAACTAATTAACAAATTAACAGAGAATTAACAAGGACTAAAAT comes from Benincasa hispida cultivar B227 chromosome 2, ASM972705v1, whole genome shotgun sequence and encodes:
- the LOC120071509 gene encoding uncharacterized protein LOC120071509; amino-acid sequence: MKIVNWGRELQEDIGESIFGRLVVSNLATCRVVCKTWNSLILDYSSSSKLLTNDFILFTRDGNPICGSSSLYNPKMHCFRLDDLDVDSDMEFEVNKFASLRFDGDWSFILPIRSCNGLLLISKSTFYCSCMGIFNPMTNEFFRVPRDNFDANKYVYGFGFIPTTKHYKLFRITIEDEPSYSSRMEVLTFGRGGINPNPKQSQNQWRHLYSIPSDICCKGAYFNGIIYWLGREKDEQNEYVIYTLDVESEKIKLSAVLKVGPFSHYNKVYIQQFNGSVYAIFHILPPTTNERIQVWKMEEKDSWIRDFVIDDENLKDLGSFTP